A stretch of DNA from Candidatus Melainabacteria bacterium:
GCCCAACTCAGCGGATGCTTGAGCCATATCCGCGTCGGCTATTTTGGCTGCCGCAAACTGGGGGTCCATGGTCTGACCCGCATGATGCGCAGCCGGAGGCGCCGTGGAGATGACTCCATCGGGAAGCCTTGAGATGTTGTAAAAAATCAAGGCAACGACTAACACTGCCAATATGTAAAACCAATTTTTATTTATGAGATCCATGACGGATTCCTCAGCGACTACTGGTCGCCAACAGATAGTTGAAGAAGTGCCACTTCAGTCGGCACATGATTGGTCTGCCGTCTGATCCATAAAGACAGCAGACACAGTTAGGTTCATGCAGACTCGCTCCTGAGCCTGCTCTGCGCCACACGCCCATCCAGATTGGGCGGCTCGACCTTGATCTTCCACGTGAAACGACCTGGACACAGCAATACTTTGTCCAGGATATCCGCACGGTTAGTCGCAGCCAGTATCCACAGCCGGAAGTTCTGGTTGCAGGTATTCAGCCCTTGCAGCTCCACCAGGATCTGGCTAAGCTTCTGGTCGGCTTCAGGATCTGATGAACCACGCGAACGTGCACGACCGACTGCGTCGATTTCGTCGATGAAGATGATGCAAGGACGCTTTTCACGCGCATCCGAGAACATCTCGCGCACACGGTTTGCACCCAGACTAACGAGCATCTCAACAAAGTCAGAGCCTGATATCACAAACACAGGCACGCCACACTCTTTCGCCAGTGCAGTGATAATGAGGGTCTTGCCGTTGCCGGCAGATCCTTCGAGCAGGACCCACTGGGGCAGCTTACCGCCGAACTTCGACTTCTTATCTTCCTCTTCCTTGCGTATCGTCTTGACGGCATCTGCCTGTTCGACGATCTGCCGTTTCAGCTCACGAAACTGCGAGATCGCTTCTGGAATACCCGCTAAGTCTTCGAAGCCGCGGATGTTGATCGTCTCAGGATCGACCCACTGCCCGAACGTCTTGTCGACCACGCCTTGCGGAGCATACCTTCCGCTCACTGCCAATCTGTAAAACCAATTTCTCTTTATGAGTCCCATGACGGATTCCTCAGCGCCCTACTGGTCGCCAACAGATAGTTGAAGAAGTGCCACTTTGGTCTGCCGTCTGATCCATAAGACAGCAGACACGGTCAGGTTCATGCAGACTCGTT
This window harbors:
- a CDS encoding AAA family ATPase, translating into MGLIKRNWFYRLAVSGRYAPQGVVDKTFGQWVDPETINIRGFEDLAGIPEAISQFRELKRQIVEQADAVKTIRKEEEDKKSKFGGKLPQWVLLEGSAGNGKTLIITALAKECGVPVFVISGSDFVEMLVSLGANRVREMFSDAREKRPCIIFIDEIDAVGRARSRGSSDPEADQKLSQILVELQGLNTCNQNFRLWILAATNRADILDKVLLCPGRFTWKIKVEPPNLDGRVAQSRLRSESA